The sequence actaattaatttaatcaaaatgtaaattttacttaaatttgtttatatttaactctactagtcgtattattgtaaaataagtttaaagaaataaatattttacgactatcattttattaaatgattgaaactataatcgccgaaatgtatgtcaaaaatccccatattcagatctattcatttttgttcggagtggcatcattgataaatgttataagagcctcctgcgatcattgtgaatgatgacaaagtgcgatctcttatctgtcaactgcctgacaggctgttcaatatggctacttttcagcattttgacaggctgttcaatatggcggcgcctatcttcagcgggtgatagaaagagatacagaatgagacagcgatagtcaaatacgaatcaggtgatccaatcactttgaaattttgacgtttatgcataagagatcacactttgtcatcattcacaatgcctgcgatttacaaccagattgactgaatttttgcatttgtgcgtgtcgggtatttgacacTTGCCCCGCGACCAAAGAGTatccgcgactatcaaataaaaagccatcaatcaacatttgcatggagaaaagcccccattactgatacttagcatagacttgacttgccttggcgtaaacttggcaacttagccacgattatactccacttggcgcataaaatctggcatcataatcagcgttgaaatttatttttaaataaatgtcaatttgtatgacaaaatgtcaaaatgaaatggaaacaaacaaatgacatctcaaaatgtaaacgtcacttagaacttacatagaaaatcaaaattcaacagacttctaaaggctccattactgatacttaacatagacttgacttggcttgcgaactgtcacttacagttctgttaaatgaacattgcatgttactgattactcaaaacttaacttgacttagaagtctgttgaattttgattttctatgtaagttctaagtgacgtttacattttgagatgccatttgtttgtttccatttcattttgacattttgtcatacaaattgacatttatttaaaaataaatttcaacgctgattatgatgccagattttatgcgccaagtggagtataatcgtggctaagttgccaagtttacgccaagtcaagtcaagtctatgctaagtatcagtaatgggggcttaagccaagtcaagtctatgctaagtatcagtaatggagacTAAACCGTAGCGCTCGGACGTgagaatatgtcgtcatcggatgatgacttttttttacttgcaactacagcagttttattaaataataaaaaaattttatgaaataataataaaagctttacattccataaagctggtaaccattgataattttcaataaattttaatatgaattgctgttcttccgcgcagttgttcattttgaatgtcgacacaaactaaatacaacattGCTGTTTTGttaatcacaccccgcgactatcaaataagcaagcgtcaaatgaaaaaatcaaaaatttttgattttcatcaacgtatagccgacaacaaatacatgtgtcacgaagccacccgactgcactaacacacacaaaattcagtcaatctggttgcagtgttgtcacttctaaaatctatttagtgGTAGTATTTCAAAAAAAGGGTGGTAGATCTcctaaaaatagtggtagaattttcaataacattaaaaccaatttttttcaaattattattattcaacgattaaaacgaacataacaacttcaagtgcattaacaacatacatataaacatctgtATGAAGAGTATGTGTATACTGTATAGGCCTTACAccatcaaataaaaatatatataattaaataatagtgggACTCTCACCTATTTTTTAATTACGAAGTTAGTAGTCAGTAGTTTttaggctttttttttttttaataaactatttgaataagtatcaaagaactagtcttaaaagtttgaaaatttgtttactacaaaaaccttaacagctgaaattgataatgaaatgcgaactaccgaccaagaactttaacaaaccatGTGTGGATACGACTAAAGTTAATTTGCAAtctccaaatattccatttttcataacacatagttcaaacatataataatactactaagaaaCCTTAAAATATCAAATTACTTCAATGGTATCCAACGAATACCAATAGCCCGAATCTAAATAAATAGACTTGtgcaataaaacaatttattttttaaatcttacaacttacatccgtgacatcgaaggcatccatcggatactgcaatcgacggctgagtgaaatatcgctcgtatctcggctgccagttcgagaacgccctatctcagaatgtttttcaaaaataccatatttcagtttttcttttgaaaacgacctatctcagaactcaattgaagaacgcccaaaatgtttttcataaacgtcccagcttatgtcacaaatttattaaatttaagctgagatagagcgtttttgaaacaaagtctgaaatagggcgttattccaaaattttctgggatagggcgttttcgaaacgccGGCAGAGATACGCtggtattccactcagcagtcgaaaaatcaaattattacaaagtttttggcacgaatttcccatcaataaagttaaattttatttttatattttttgttataaaaatcacacatttctttggtgaaaatttgaaaagCTTATACAATGTGTGCTTTACatttaattttcaacatacttAAAAGCCTTAATTTTAGGTAATTTTGAACAACTTAAAGAACATAGTCAAATTcaggcaaataaaaaagtggtagattaaaaaaaaaaagtggtaggagtggtagatccggattttagcctaaatagtggtagatctaccactatagtggtagagtgacaacactgtctggttgtaaatcgcaggggACTTTGATTGTCGCGGGGCGTCAAATACCCCACACGCACACGTACAAAAATTcatcaatctggttgtaaatcgcaggaggctctaaaagatgtgcattttgacagcgctctctcgaaacaaaagcaatcatccggtggcaaaatgcTGAACCACAAAtagttttgcatgtaaatgcaacaactatttgagccagataaatccagatagaagtctggttcaatttgtgagccagataatttgttaattacttctttttaggttggcaacgcggcctttaatatacctactttttcaaaaatatatggcgctgcttagcctttcgccgaatgagttaaatgaaaaacagcggcgacatctgcctatcacatttcacgtgtgcgaaaatttcacgacatctgcttctcaagtctctcaaagatccagagcattcccgtgcgAATTGatcgtgagccggagctgtaaaactcactgaaagacggcaaaagagttgcaaatccattcaccTATGCTGTGAGTGATTTGTGGCATGCTATCGATTATGTTTTAACAGCTGTGCATATAACTCGAGCCACATCGAGTAATTATGAAGGCTGTGTAATCTGTgtcaccaaattaaaaaaaaaatacacattttttttaaaggctGTAGCTTGAAATTTTCATTCTTTTCTTTACAAATTATAATCCGACAAAATTGGCCGCGATTGACAGAAAATATTTGCAATTTTGTCAAATTTCACGTTAAAATGGTGGAAGCGGCGTGACATTAAACAAAACCAACAAGAAATGCAGTAAAAAGTTACATGAAAATCAGAAACTGCAGTGCAATTGCATGTCTGCAGTGAATTGGAGCAAAGAAATCTGCAAAAGTGGGATTACATATGAGGTTAGTATAAAGAATTAACTGGCGCGTTTAGACATAACGGGGACTTAggaatacatacaaaaaaaagagAAATCAAGTGATGTAACTTCGCTAGGTCATTAGAGGCTTATCATGAAAACAATGATATTTATATAGGCGTTCAGCTCATGTCGACAGCCCTCCGGCAAATAGTCTGAGAACGATTTTTTCGCTAAAATACTAGCACCAACAACTAACATTGAaggcattgctacaacaacaacattgaaggcattcttaaaaaaaaaaaagattttaaaactaCGTGATGCTAGTGTGTCATAATTTATCTAATCTGAATAATAGCGTTGAAGTACATACCTATATAATTTATCTAGATTTAAGCTTCAAGATTATCAAGCGTACTTGGATGAATTGAGATCTATTTGCAAGATTTCATTTATAACAGACAGCAGAGAACGATTAGCTTTAAGAGTAAGTTGAAGTGTCTTCTAAGTAGGGCTTAATTCCTGTGAAGCATAATTGGCCTTGTGCCTCAAGATCTAGATTTTGTATGGTCGAAGTATTCTAAGCAAGCGCAAAGTCAACCTAACGTAAACAAAGTAGGACTTTTGGTCACATTGAAAACGATGCTCTTGCCGTTTTGTGAAGCATACTCCTAAACCCACACATGTTTGTGCAATATCTCTGAGTTATTACTTGGATGTCGCCCTTACAATTATAACAATGCCACTGTCGCTTAGTTCTTAATGCGCAATACATTGAGCATAAGGAATCTTATTCGTACATCCTCCACTAGTCTGTCGTTATTGATGTATTAACGTTAAAAAAAAATCCACTTTCCACTGTGGGCTTAAGCATATCAATCCGCCCCTTTATTTCGACTGTTGCACTTAACGGTCGCTGCAGTAGATCACCCGATCTCGGTTCCCGAATCCAGGTCTACCTGTCGAAGAACAGgtttgaaaaacaaaatttttgagaATTTGGTTATTTTCAGATAACTAATTGCTGCCTTAATCAAAATAAGATAAAAACTCCTGAAATGACGCAAGAAATTACTAATATCGGTGGTTTGCTACACTGTGTGTCCAAGCAAATTCAACGAGCACAACATGAAGCTGCCATAACTGCACTGTTAGCCACTGCGACCGAGTCCGAAAATGTCAAGCCAGATCATTGCGCTGAAAAGCGCGTTGAAAAGTTGGAAAAGGCAGTATTTGAGGTATGTAGATGTTTGTGGACTCAAAGAAATATGTATGAAAAGTAACAGCTTTTGTAATCATCAATTCACTTTTACAGCTGTTCGCAGAAGTTCTACATCTCTATCGGGCCGATGAACTTATGATAGCATTTAATGGCGGCAAAGATTGCACAGTTTTATTGcacttaatatatacatattttaaacgCAACAAATGTATAAGTCACGTACGTTTGCCAGTACTGTATATTGAGCCGGATAATGGTTTTGAAGAAGTTGAAGCGGTGGTACTTGATTGCGAACGATGTTATAATATGAATTTAATTAGGCGTAAAGGTTGTATAAAAGATGTATTGGTAGAGGTACTCGAAGAGATGCCCGAATTACGTGCTGTATTTATGGGTACAAGACGTACCGATCCCTACTCGGAGCATCTTAGTATTATGCAAGTAAGTGTATATAAACtgtactatacaaatattatataGCTGCTTAAAACAAGTTCATTTGGTGGTGCGAAAAATGTATAAAGATAAAAAAGCATATGTATGCATCTGACGAAATAACACAAATATTCTAGATTGAGAGATAAAGCTTTTGGGCCCATAACGAAATATCTATGGAAAAGTTTGGACCACAAACTCTAGTCTTACCTTTATATAATTCTTTCAATtgcaaaatgtattaaattttcttttataggCAACCGATGTTGGTTGGCCGAGTTTGATGCGAATCAGCCCGCTTATCGATTGGACGTATAGAGATATTTGGTATTATACATTTGTCAGACAAGTACCATACTGTCGTCTGTATGAGAATGGTTATACTTCTTTGGGACAAAAGCATGACACCATACCGAATCCACATTTACGCATATTTGATCCAATAACCAAAGCTGTTACATATAAGCATGCGGCCGAGCTACATGATGAAAAATATGAACGCGCTGGTCGTGGCAAAAACTATATATTGGAAAATTGCGAGTTTAAAGAAAAGGATAGTGAAACGAAGGAAGCTGACTCAAAAGAAAATCAGAATAAAacatgaacaaaaaaaatatatatgattaatataaatataaaagacGAACTTGCCGCTTAATCATGTATGTCAAATTTATGTTTTGTAGGTACGAATATTTTAATATCAGTTTGAGCTATTCTTATATACGCATAAAAATCGTGTAGTAGGAGCAGCCTATAAAATCATTGCCTACATGTATTCAGCAttacaaaaataacttattgaTATTTAGATGTTCGGAAATTGGAAGTGTACTTAAACAGAAGACTAGTAATGTAactgattcaaaaaaaaaattgttttgcatacttataggatTACTTTTCACTTTTTAAAACTATTATCGAAGAGCAGAACTtttgtgggattcaaggggttgtgtagcgcaatatatagcttctccaacctaattgtcaacctcaccttcgagcggcgaatcccgtttcactaacagacgaggctctggcgaccccaagctcctcatggaacttgggggtggggagggagggatggcctgaaggtttaatgtggccatataaatcgttcccgagatggtcgggccagcaccttaatggtgctgtgttaccggagcgtatcggatctgtatccgacaaaggaccaacacatcgataacac is a genomic window of Eurosta solidaginis isolate ZX-2024a chromosome 4, ASM4086904v1, whole genome shotgun sequence containing:
- the Flad1 gene encoding uncharacterized protein Flad1 isoform X1; amino-acid sequence: MSAVNWSKEICKSGITYEITNCCLNQNKIKTPEMTQEITNIGGLLHCVSKQIQRAQHEAAITALLATATESENVKPDHCAEKRVEKLEKAVFELFAEVLHLYRADELMIAFNGGKDCTVLLHLIYTYFKRNKCISHVRLPVLYIEPDNGFEEVEAVVLDCERCYNMNLIRRKGCIKDVLVEVLEEMPELRAVFMGTRRTDPYSEHLSIMQATDVGWPSLMRISPLIDWTYRDIWYYTFVRQVPYCRLYENGYTSLGQKHDTIPNPHLRIFDPITKAVTYKHAAELHDEKYERAGRGKNYILENCEFKEKDSETKEADSKENQNKT
- the Flad1 gene encoding FAD synthase isoform X2, with protein sequence MTQEITNIGGLLHCVSKQIQRAQHEAAITALLATATESENVKPDHCAEKRVEKLEKAVFELFAEVLHLYRADELMIAFNGGKDCTVLLHLIYTYFKRNKCISHVRLPVLYIEPDNGFEEVEAVVLDCERCYNMNLIRRKGCIKDVLVEVLEEMPELRAVFMGTRRTDPYSEHLSIMQATDVGWPSLMRISPLIDWTYRDIWYYTFVRQVPYCRLYENGYTSLGQKHDTIPNPHLRIFDPITKAVTYKHAAELHDEKYERAGRGKNYILENCEFKEKDSETKEADSKENQNKT